The nucleotide sequence GAAGATTGACAGCTAGAGTCAGgcttccctgtcccctccccaccaccacagTTGAAAAAATTATATAGGAGGGTCAAGCACAAAAAGGCTCAGGACTTAAATGCAGCACTTTCGAGGCTGAGCAGGAtgacaagtttaaggccagcctggcctacatgatGAGAGCCTGCCTCTAATCagccattaataataataaaattagagaagATCCAGAAGTGCAGCAGGTTGGACTAAAGCTCTTCTCTCTGGGCCAGGATCTCCTGTGAGCAGGGCCCATGGGTGCCCCCACAGAGCAGCGCCTCCAGATTCGCTTGGCCTTGGCGGTAGGCTTCATAGATCTGGTCCTCTCCAAACTCACCCAGGTAGTGGAAACACGTCTTGGAGAGCCTAGGGGAGCATTAGGCACCTTGAGCTCTAACCCGCCCTTGGGGAAGTCGAGGAGCAAAGCGGGACTCCAGGGGCTCTTTCTCCCACATGCTATTACCTATTGGGCCAGGGACCCCCAGAAATCATCACGCTGATTCTTGGCTCTGGCCCCTTGCTAAGTCCTGGGCCCGTGAGACGCTTCATCTGGTTCACTTCATGAACTCCATAGCTGATGGTAATGGGAAGCAAGGGATGTAGGATCAGTGCGGATCAGCTCAGGGAAGAACTTGCTCCTATTCTAGGCTAAGTATACTGGACATTTGCTGAGCTCAGACAGAGTTAAGTTTAAGTCTCAAGATCTCACAGTGATCTTTCTGTGGCCATCTGCTCACCCAGATGTTCTCAGCAGCAGCCGTAGCCCAGATTTCAGCCCAGCTGACCTCCTCCCTCAGACCAGAGCCTTCATGGAATTAGCAtgaggcatcaatgggaggaaggaGGGCTGTACCCACCAGCCCTTCCCCTTAGGAAGATGGCAGGATCAACAACTCACGACTGCCAGTTCTGAGAGCAGGTCTGGTCCAGGACATCTGTGTACGTGGATTCACTCAGCTCCTGCAATCCACTGGCGTCTGGAGTGTGAGATTTAGCCTCTGCTTTCGCCAGACGTTGCCCCATCTGGAATGAGGGGATGCTGAGAGGCTGGACTTGGGGACTGCTGGTCAattggggggaggagaggaggacagACACCCAAGTCTCTGGGGAGAATGAGGTGGCAGGGGAGCTGTTGATCAGGAAGCACCTGCAAGGCAGGCTGCAGGGGCCCCTCTCTAGGCCCCACAGCTGGGCTGGGCCAGCTCAGGCATGACCTGCTCTCAGGGGCTAGGGGAAAAAATGCTGAGTGAAAGACCTGGCCCTCCTTCAGGGCCCACCTGCCCAGTAGCACATGCTATTTTTAAACCATGAGAACAAGGAAAGTCAataacgatgatgatgatgatgatgatgatacgcAAATAAATTAACCAGTCTTTAATAACTCATGTACCCActcaccccacatacacacagaaacatggtCACACAGGCATGCTTGAGGTGAACAAACATGGTGGGTTCACATAGATACATACGTACTCAACACGTGTAAAATAAAGGCATCTCAGGGACCTGGGGAGGGTGTCCAGACGAGAAAGGATACAGACGGGAGAATTATAAGAGGAAGAATGATTTCCCTGGGGTGACAAGATGGGGCCATCTCAGATTGTCTGCTCTTTGGTGACCAGGCAAAACAGTAAACTGAGGCATGGCAATTCAAGAGAAGGGGGCTGGTAATATCCTGGAAAGATTGCTGATTCGGGCTGAGGGCTGGGGATTGAAGGCTCAATGGTGAGGTCTACGACAGATGAAGTGGCCTGAGCCAGGCCTGCTGGGGGACAGGCAGAGCTTACCTGGAAGGCCACAGCCCGGCAGGCATCGCAGCGCAGGTGAGCCGGCATATGAGCCGAGTACTTCTCTTCATCATCCAGTGTGGGAGCCGAAGCCGAGAGGGAAACCCTATCCCCGGCGCTCCCCAGGATAGCCCTGCACCCGAACAGTAGCAACAGTGGCAGAGGCAGTCTCATGGCCTCTGAACTTACTTCTTGGAGCACAGGCTGTGGTCGGGGCGCAGATGTGCATTCGAATTATCTGTGGTGTAGGCCAATAGGGAACAGACACCTCACTGACCCTCTTCCCTTTCCGCGAGGCCCTGGAGACGCCACGCATGCAGGGGACCTGGCTTCTAATGACTCAGCTCCGTTTCACACATAGAGGATAAAGATGCAAGGAGAGAGGCCAAGGCTGGCCAAGGCCGCTGATGAAGAGCACATAGTGTGACCTGAGCCAGCGGTAGGAACCTGACCGAACATCCTGTGGGGTGAGGTGGCCGGTTGCAGTCATCTTTATTCTACTTCAGAGGATGTGAAAGCTCAAGAGAGAAAGCCAGCTCCTCCAGCTGGAGAAGCCATGTTGAAAGTGGTCCCAGTGCCCACAGGTCACAGTCTCCAGGAGGACTGTGGTCATGGCCGTGGTGGCTGGCTTAGGGCTCTAACTGTAGTAAAACAGAGTTACTGGAGACCACAGTGTATGAGAGCATACGTGGTCTTTTCCTCCAATCCTAGGGTGCCCTTTCCCTAGGCCAGAGCCAGACATGAGGGCTCTCTGCAGAGGATGTTTAAGAAGCAGCAAGCTGAAGAAAGCCCAGTTGTTAGGAACAATTGCTTGGTTTgctaaggacctgggttcagttcccatcactcgcacaatggttcacaaccatctgtaactccaattccaggggatttcCAGAGCTattcaatgcccttttctggcctccatgggcctcAAGCATacacgtggtacacatacatacatgcaggtaaacactcataaaataaaaataaatattttaaatgttatttacttgactttttgagacagcctcgactgtccttgaactcaaagagatccacctgcttctgcctctcaggtgctgggattaacggtgtaTACCATCATGCAAGgtataagtgattttttttaaattttgtcttgttttgttttaaaaaggtgGCAGCAGGAAATTAGGACTACACACTTGGTTGTCATTTCGGCCACCATGGCTCTCCATGGTCAGCCATTTATTGCACACGAAGGTGAGATGATACACTCTAGGGGTGGGCCTGGTCTCTCCATGTCACTAGGACCAGTGTCTCTGGTAGAGATGTTGAGGTTATTTTGACGGTGCACTTTAGCCGATTTCCAGTCTAGGGCAAGGAGCTTGACAGAAGCTCCAAGGGATTTTAGCTACACAGGCTCGGAACCAGAAAGCTATCAAATGCCTACTCGGCATTGCTTCTCATAGGGATTATCCTTCCCAAACACCTCCTATCAAacactcctccagcaaggctccaaaTGACAGAGATCACCTCCCACCTCACAGAGATTGGTCTCTGGCCCTCAGTTTACCCCAGGCTCAGAGCAGACAGAGCACAGGTTTAGGGTCTTTCCTGTGCTGTGAGCAGCCGGGAGGGCCAGTCCCTGTGTGGGCTCTGTTGCCTCTGCTCCTGGAGGAACATGGAGAATGGAACCAGCTAAAGGGTCAGGGACCCTTGGCCTACTCCATATAGGAACGCCCTTCCTCTTGCCAGTTCTAACTCACTAGTGTGATGACAGCCTTCCTCTCTATTGTCTTCCTGTTGATTTAACTTACTTGGGGTCAATGAAGGCTTCAAGATAAGCCAGCTCAGCTCCTAGGGTCTACAGAAGACAGGCCTGGGGCTTGAGGAAAGAGCTGGGTTCCCTGCTGTGGGCTGTTAGTTTTAGTCagtgtctttgtttatttgtttgttgtttttgagacaggatttctctgggtagtcctggaactcactctgtaggctggccttgaactcacagagatccacctgtcgctgcctccagagtgctgggatcaaaggactGGCCAGCTGTCACACCATTTTATGAAGCTCCTCCATTTTGGTTAAACAACAATTCCCAAAACTAAAGTAACTTGTTTTTCTAGATTCttgctctccctgccctctcaacTCCAGAAATGGGCAAACAAGAGAAACACTTGCTGACCACTTGAGATTCTTTAATTCACTACTTGTCCCTAGTCACCCCTAGCCACAGAAAACCCAAAGACAAGTaatcttcctcccccctcctcattTCCTAGTGCCTCCTGCTGCCTCTCTGTCCAGGAGCTGCTTGTCCCATTGGCTGTCTCTACAGCAACCCTGGGCCATTTCATCCTCTTCTCTCACCTCCAATCCAGGCTGATCCTCCACATCTCCTTAAACGACATCCATACCACAACTCCAGCTACTATCCTCGTAGCTCTCATTGGCTGCCCCAAGCTGCCCTAGGGCCACACTGGGTTCTCCCATAGGCTCCCAGGATAAAGCACACATCCAGATGTGATGGCTGTCACCTATCCCTTCCATCTCAGCAGCACCCACTGTCGGGCTCCACTCAACTGGGCCCAGTGTTAGGGAGATACAAACAGTTGACCCAGGCAGCCCGGGTCCTGCTGCTCCCACACCTGCTATTCTGGGAAACCCCAACACCTCCTAGACTGGCTTCTCACTTTGACAGACTTGCTTGCctacataaacaaatacacaaatacaccacACCCTGGGAAGGTCTGGGAAAAGGATACATATTTTTGTTGGGGCTGAGGGGTAGGCAGACAGCCATTTGCTAACGATACTCTGTCACTATTAGCCCAGGTAGCAGATACACTCTCTTAAGGCCACTTCTGGTGTGGTGACTGGCTGGAACTGGCCAAAGAATTGATGGGAGAAAAAAAGTTAAAGAGACTGGGATCTGGAACTTCCAATGCCTTCTAGGGAACCCAACTCCATGGGAATAAGGGCTGAGGCTTCACAAAGGAAACACAGAACCCTTGCTGGACTGGATGGGACCAGAACTGGAGGGTGGGGCACAGAAGAGCATTGGTGGTGCGGGACTAGGGGTCCCGCTCAAGGGCATGTAATACATTCCCTCCAGGGGTCCAGCCTCAGGAGCCCAAGGTAGCTGGAGACTACCAAGGGCCGACAGGTTGGGGGACAGCGGCGACAGTGATGGACCAGAGATAGGCCCATAGGCGGGCGGGTAGAGGCCGGGCCCTAGGGCCAGTGGGGCATAGGGCTGGCGTGGCTGCCGGGAGGGAGAGGGCGAGGGTGGCAGCAGTACTTCCACGTACTGCCCGCTCTCGGGATCGAAAAGTAGTCGCAGCCTCGGCTGCCTCGGCGCCTCCACAAAGTAGTACCGGCCGCTCTCCGGGTCTACAAGGACCTTCCCCGCGGGGGCGGCTCCCGGAGGCCTCCGCCCCAGGGAAGATGCAGGGGGGAGCCGGTCGGTGGGAGGCGCAGAAGCAGCTCGCGGGAAGGGTGCAGCGGCCCTGGCTGCCGTCGCCGGATGATCGGGAAGTAGGGGCGCCTGGACCGCAGTTGCAGGAGCCACAAGCGGTGTCTCCAATTCCGGCGCTGCCCTAAGGCTCGAGTTTGGACACGCCTGCGGGGAGCCGGGGCGAGGTGGTCGCGTCCCTGTCGACTCTAAAGGGGAACATTGGGTTGAGGTGCGAGCGCCTCCTAAAGGGCTGGTCCGACCCTCAGGGTCCCGGACCAGGCGCTGGGCCTCAGCATCCGGGTTTTCTCCTCCAGGACCGCGTCTTTGGACACTCGGGGTTTTCTCCCGCCGCTGGCCGAAAGCTAGAGCGCCAGGCAAGCGGATCTCACTTCGAGCGAAAGGCTTCGCGGTGCTGTTCTCTGCCCGCCGCCTCGGGACCCCGCTGGACTGGGAGGCATCCTTAGGGGTTGCATGGAGTGAAGGCTCTGGTGACTCGTAGGGATGAGGTACCACAGGCAGAAAGTCCTTGAGAAAAATGGAAGTGTAATGAGCCGGGGCGGGCGACTCAAGTGCGGGGAGCTTGTGAGTTTTGGATGCATCACCGTCCTCCCCGCAGGTGTCCGCAGGAGGCGCGGGAAGCCCGGAGCCTGGGGTCCCTGCAGGGAAGCTTGGTGCATAAGTAGTCTTAACCATCTTGCGCACGTCTCGCGGCCGCGGAATGGTCACGCGCGGGCGTTCAGAAGCCGCTTCTCCCGAGCCCACGGCTTCTGGGCACACATCGTCGTCCAGAGTGCTTGTGAGGTGACTTCGGGGCTGTTCCGGTGTATCCACATCTGGAGACCGTTGACCGCCTCTGACGGCGATACCCGCATTTTCCAGTGAGAGCAGACACAGAGCCTCTGTGAGCTCTGGAGTCGCGGGTGCTGATGGTGTAGGCGGCTCCAGCTCCTGGGTTAGACCGTTCATAGCTTCCTGATGCAGTGCCGTCGATGCACCCTGCACAACAGGACTCCAAGTCTCTCCGGGAGATGGGGTACGCGTTTCAATAGGATGAGGTGCTTCCCGCGGGAGCAGGGCTGGCAGCGACGAGTCCCTACTCAGCCCTACTGCATCTCCGCCTCTCGAATTCGGAACCTTCCACACAAGAGGAGCTTCAGGACATGGGTTCCCAACTCTAGCGACACCCTGAGTCCATTGGGGAAGTGGTGGTGGGGAAGGGGTCCTTCTGCTGACGACTTCCTCGACGGAAGCATTCCGATTTTCCCACGCAGAGGATGTGCCGCCAGGGAAGGCCGGGCTGCTCCGTCTCCAAACAATCTTAGAAGGTTGTGGGGGGTTGTGGGGAGACCCGTTTGGAGCCTGCTGCGGAGGAGAGGGGCTCCTGGGCCTCACAACCCTACTGGGAACCACCCGGGAACCTCTAGAATGAAAAGGAGGACTCCGTGCTCTCGGCACGGTTCTATCAGGAGTCTCACGGGGAAACTGGGTCTTGGATTCCTGTTTGTAAGCCTGATGAGGTTTCTCCTCTGACTGCAGAAAGATGCTGGAACTAACTGGACCCAGAGGCTCGGTCCCGGGCGCCGGCTTGTCCCGCCGAATCGCTCGCTCTCGGAGGCTAGGCCAAGGCCGCGGGACTCTGGCAGAGGAGGAATTATCGTGCGCGCGGGGTGGCCGAGACTTAGCCTCTTCCAGGAGCACACGAGTGCTGTCTGTCGTCTCCTGAGAGTTCGTCGTGGATTCTGGCTTGGCGGTAGACTTAAAAGTGACGTTGCTGGGGGCTGGGACCGCAGAGCCTAGTTTTCTAGCCAGCGCCGTCTGCACGATGCCCGCGGCGGCCTGCAAGCGGCTCAGAGACTCGTCCAGGGAGCCCGTGCGCAGGAGCAGTCGGGGACGCGGCGCGCGACTGTCCTGCGAGGGACTCCGAGGCCGCGGACGCAGCTCGATCTGACGTTTCGGCACAGTGCGGGGTCTAACGGGCGCGCTGCGCTCCTCCAGGGCCACCTCCACACACTCGTACTGGCCTGAGACGGCAGGACTCGGCTCGCGGGGCGGCAGCTCCAGGTAGGTGGCCCAGCGAGAGCCTCCGTCGGGGACCTGCGGCTGcgatgagacagaggcaggagacgCTGGCCCGGGCAGCTGGGGACTGCTGAAGGTAGGCGCCATGAGCTGTTGCTCCTGCAGATCCTCCGCGTCGGAGCGGTTGAACAGAGGCCCCGCGCCGAAGATGACTTCCATCTCCCCCGACGGCAGCATGCGCAGCTGGGGCCGGGGCGGCAGCGGGCCGGAGCCCGGGCCTCGCGGGAAACCCGAGCCGGAGCCGTGCTGCTGGCGGCTATTCTGGGCGCTGACGGACAGGACAGGCTGCGCGCCCGCCCCCCGCCCAGGAGCCACCCAGAGCCAAGTCCCCCGGCCTTCTGTGTCCGGCCCAACGTCCGGGGGCTCCGGAGAACCCGGAGCTGTGTGGTAGGAGCCGGACGAACCGGACGAGTCCTGACGCCCCGCTGGGGCAGGCAGCCGCCTTGAGAGCCCAGGAAGGGCTAGCGGGGCGAGCGCAGTCAGCATGGTGGGCAGGACACCTAGCACTACCTCCCGCGCAGTGCCTCCGCTGGTGGCTCCTGCACTATCCCCGCCCCGCCTGGATGCCGCGGGGTCAAAGCGTCTTAAAGCGCCAGCGTCAACGCCTGAGCTAGCGGCCTTGGCAGCAGAGAAACCTAAGCTGTGGGCTTTTAGGGGTGAAGCCCCCATGCCGAACTTTCTCCAACACAGGTGCAGCGTGGAGGTGGGGCTCCGGACTCCGGCCGACAGGCATGTGAGAGGAAGGCAGGCTTTATTTAGTAAGGAGGCAGCAGCTAGGTCCAATTCTAGAAAACTCCTGCCTTGCAAGGGGCTCATCCGAGATGAGGTTCAGAGCGTGAGGATCGTCCATATCCTCAGCCCCCCAACTCTTTTACATCACAAACTCTCCTCCATGCCTCCCTTATGCTTCGACTTCCCTCACACACCCCACACCACCTTTGATAGGGTTAAGGATCATCAGAGGGCTCTCCTAACTCAGGTAAGTGCTGGCTAGACTTTTAGGCTCATAGGAAGAAAAGGCTGGAGGGTCTTCCCTAACTAGCTTTCACAAGCAGCTTAGCACCCCCAACAAACCTGGCAGACAAACCAGTCTTTGTAGGGTTCCCTCTAAAGTCCTAGGCCCACAAGGTTCTTACTCcagtcccccccccaaaaaaaaattcattcctTCCCTCATAGAGAAGCAGTCACCAGCTGTCTTTGTCTTATGACAGACAATAGGACAGAACTGTCCTTAACTTCTGGCTTGACCGTCCTGCTGTGACTCAGGCCCCAGCTGGCCTTGATGCACCCGCCCCTCCTTTGCACACAGCCTCACAGTGACACAGCACAGGCTAGACTTAACCAATATGAGTTTTGTGGGTCTTATTCTCCCCTACTTACGACTCCCGAGGGACACTCAGTGACCCCTTCTGAACAGAGCTAACCTTTCATCCTCTCTGATCTGCTTGAGCAACTTGAACAGGCTGTCCTTTCCCTGCTTTAGAAAGTTTCCTCATGTGTTTGAAGGTTCTTGTTCAGCAGTGTAAGAAGGTGCAGATGTGATATGTACCGACAGTATACACATATTCTCATTACCAGTCCAGGTAGGGGGTGACTGGGCTAACTGGGGCTGTGTATGTAGGAACAAACCTAACCACCCAAAGCAAGCAGCAGTGCCTTCTGGGCCACGGTCCCAGCAAGACCCACAGAGGCGCAGTTCCCACTCACTCTCACTGGCTCTACCCCATCCCAAAGGAGGGCAGCAGTAGGGGCTGAGGACATGGGCAGTGTTCCCTCTTAAGCTCAGTAGAGGcgggtgcaggggtgggggtcTCCAGAGCTGACTCCCAGGTAGCCCTCGGTGCCTTGATTTGCTataggaggcagacagacagtgcCACTGCTCATGGAGGGGTGAGGGACCCACAGGGATGGaatgggagagagctggtctccccagGACAGAGAAGGTAGAGAGGTTGGGCATTACAGCTAGAGAACAGGAAGATAACCAGCAGTTTATTTCTCCCTGGAACACTGACGGCTACGGGCCCGACGCATTCCTGTGGCTTTCTTACGCTTCTGATCCAGCACCTGGGCCATGTAGGTCTCCTGCTGCTTTTGGATCCGGAAGTCAGATATGTGATTCCTGCAATGGAGCCAGCTGGTCGTAGGCTGCACAGCCCTACGTAGGGGCCAGGAGTCAGGCTCCCGGCTTCCATCAACAACCCCCAGCCTGGCCCAGCCCCTCACCTGAAATTCTGTTTCTGCTGGCTGATAACCTGCTGCAACTCTTTAATCTCATTCTCTTTGCCATTAAGTATATCTTCTTGCTTTATAATGTGGGATTCAATTTCTGtgggggagagaggcagggaggaggggtggTTCCCACCCTCAGGCTTCTGAGTTGAGGTCTTCCTTTGTCTGGCTCTCCCTGCCCACGAGTTCTTCTTCAACGGATGCCTGTACCTTAGTATGAAGGAGCCTGGCTTTCTGTATTGGAgactgaacccaaggcctcatgCATGATCAGTAAGAGCTCCACCACGGAGctccagggggggggggggggatcttctatatagccctggctgtcctagaactcactatgtagaccatgctggccttgaactcagagataactcctgtctctgcctcccaagtactaggattaaaggtgtgctaccATGCCACCTCCCAACCCATACTcaaccctctttcttctttcttccttccttccttcctttctctctttctttttgagacagggtctattatactagctctggctgttctggatctcgccatgtagaacaggctggccccaactgtaagagatccacctgcctcagcctcctcccaacaccaccaccacacccatctcCACTTTCTGCTTGGTTTTGAAACAGAGGCTCATTAAGTTGACCggactagccttaaactcactctgtaataCTGTCAGGCCTTAAATTTTTGGTTCTGttacctcagcttcctgagtagctAGGCTTTGGTGTTCACCACAAGACCCTGCCACATCAGCAAATGTTTGGGGGTCTCCTGAGTAGGGAAAACGATTCTGTCAGTAACTTTACCACTGTATTATGAACCTCACCCAGGTGAGGGTGGGCAAAACTCCCTGGAGAGAAGCAGAGAACCCTgtcatagctctggctggccctcaggactttaCACTTCCATGGTTAGACCCTTGGTCTAGAAACTGCAGCCCTTCCCAGTATGTTCTATTCCCATCTCCTGTCCCTGTTTTCCTTGTGCCAATGTCCAAAGTGTCTCATCCATCAATTGTTGGCCTTTTCTACAATTAGGACATAAGGTCCACGGGGTCAGGGACTATTGCCTTTGTCACTGTTAACCTTTACACCTAACAGAGCCTAGCTCATAGATCTGTATACTGTGAACAAGATGTCCCTAAGAGCTTTGGGCTTCAAAGTACcaagtttgaaaaacaaaacaaaaaagcaagtttGGCCATTTCGGTTAAGCCAGACCTATCAAGAGCAGACGGATGCCCAGGCTTGTGTTATACAGGGCCTCTGGTGGGAGGTCCTTGATTATGCCAGACATGTGCCTAACTTTTCAAAAGGAGGAGTCGGACTCAGGAACtagaggctggacagatggctcagcagttaagacggctcacactgctcttccagggaacccTGAATTGGTTCCCAGTATCCTATGGTAGTTTGTAAACATGCTAACTCTAGCTCctggggatctggcaccctcttctcaTCTCCACAGGctctaggcacacacatggtggacacacatatatgcaagcaaaacagtcACACTcataaaccttaaaaacaaaacttaaactgAACTGAGAGTGGAGGCACATGctactaatcccagcactgggaagagtATGGGAAGTCCAAGGTCACCTTACCAAGTTAAGGACAgtctgggctacctgagacccccatctcagcagaatgagtaaatgaaggaaggaatgagtgagtgaacaaataaataaataaatgctgaaGAGTTGAAGGCTGATGATGTGGCTTGTTACTAAAACTCTTGCCTAGTGAGGGTCTTGAATTTGATTTCCTGCACCAAAGcaagaagagaggaaaataaaaacaaaagacagacaga is from Mus musculus strain C57BL/6J chromosome 18, GRCm38.p6 C57BL/6J and encodes:
- the Mzb1 gene encoding marginal zone B- and B1-cell-specific protein isoform X1; amino-acid sequence: MGQRLAKAEAKSHTPDASGLQELSESTYTDVLDQTCSQNWQSYGVHEVNQMKRLTGPGLSKGPEPRISVMISGGPWPNRLSKTCFHYLGEFGEDQIYEAYRQGQANLEALLCGGTHGPCSQEILAQREEL
- the Mzb1 gene encoding marginal zone B- and B1-cell-specific protein precursor, which gives rise to MRLPLPLLLLFGCRAILGSAGDRVSLSASAPTLDDEEKYSAHMPAHLRCDACRAVAFQMGQRLAKAEAKSHTPDASGLQELSESTYTDVLDQTCSQNWQSYGVHEVNQMKRLTGPGLSKGPEPRISVMISGGPWPNRLSKTCFHYLGEFGEDQIYEAYRQGQANLEALLCGGTHGPCSQEILAQREEL
- the Prob1 gene encoding proline-rich basic protein 1, which gives rise to MLTALAPLALPGLSRRLPAPAGRQDSSGSSGSYHTAPGSPEPPDVGPDTEGRGTWLWVAPGRGAGAQPVLSVSAQNSRQQHGSGSGFPRGPGSGPLPPRPQLRMLPSGEMEVIFGAGPLFNRSDAEDLQEQQLMAPTFSSPQLPGPASPASVSSQPQVPDGGSRWATYLELPPREPSPAVSGQYECVEVALEERSAPVRPRTVPKRQIELRPRPRSPSQDSRAPRPRLLLRTGSLDESLSRLQAAAGIVQTALARKLGSAVPAPSNVTFKSTAKPESTTNSQETTDSTRVLLEEAKSRPPRAHDNSSSARVPRPWPSLRERAIRRDKPAPGTEPLGPVSSSIFLQSEEKPHQAYKQESKTQFPRETPDRTVPRARSPPFHSRGSRVVPSRVVRPRSPSPPQQAPNGSPHNPPQPSKIVWRRSSPAFPGGTSSAWENRNASVEEVVSRRTPSPPPLPQWTQGVARVGNPCPEAPLVWKVPNSRGGDAVGLSRDSSLPALLPREAPHPIETRTPSPGETWSPVVQGASTALHQEAMNGLTQELEPPTPSAPATPELTEALCLLSLENAGIAVRGGQRSPDVDTPEQPRSHLTSTLDDDVCPEAVGSGEAASERPRVTIPRPRDVRKMVKTTYAPSFPAGTPGSGLPAPPADTCGEDGDASKTHKLPALESPAPAHYTSIFLKDFLPVVPHPYESPEPSLHATPKDASQSSGVPRRRAENSTAKPFARSEIRLPGALAFGQRREKTPSVQRRGPGGENPDAEAQRLVRDPEGRTSPLGGARTSTQCSPLESTGTRPPRPGSPQACPNSSLRAAPELETPLVAPATAVQAPLLPDHPATAARAAAPFPRAASAPPTDRLPPASSLGRRPPGAAPAGKVLVDPESGRYYFVEAPRQPRLRLLFDPESGQYVEVLLPPSPSPSRQPRQPYAPLALGPGLYPPAYGPISGPSLSPLSPNLSALGSLQLPWAPEAGPLEGMYYMPLSGTPSPAPPMLFCAPPSSSGPIQSSKGSVFPL